From Dechloromonas sp. A34:
GGGCTTCGCCGACCCGGGAGTGCAGGACTATTTCACCAAATCCGACCGCCCCGGCGTAGCTGGAAACCAGGGCCAGGCCCAAGGCGTTGAGTCGAAACAGCTTTGTATTCATTGGGGTTCCCTCGTGGCGCGCTTTTTTTTATGTCTGGCGAAACAGTAACATCGTGCTGACACTGTCAGGGTGAAATATTGCACACTTCTGACCTTGGTCAAACCAGCTCGAGACAATCCATGAAATATGCATTTTTGCCACATCCCATTCCTTCGTTGCCGATTGCCGGGAGCGATCAGCGTTTTCCCGTACGGCGGATCTTTTGCGTTGGCCGCAACTATGCCGAACACGCCCGCGAGATGGGCGCTTCCGACCAGGCAGCCGGACTCGAGCCACCATTTTTCTTTATGAAGCCCGGTGACGCCTTGGTCAGTGGGAGTGGCGAACTCAGCATCGCCTATCCACCGATCACCAAGAACCTGCATCACGAGGTCGAAATGGTCGTCGCGCTAGGAGCGGGGGGGGTGAATGTTGCAGCCGAGGCTGCCCATAAACTGATTTTTGGCTATGCCGTCGGCCTCGATCTGACCCGGCGCGACATTCAGGGCAAGGCCAAGGAAAAGGGCCATCCCTGGGATATGGGCAAGGGTTTCGATCAGTCGGCCGTGGCCGGGGAGATCAGGCCTGCGGCTCTGGCCGGGCATCCGGGTCAGGGCCGTATCTGGCTGTCGGTCAATGGCGAGCTGCGTCAGGACGGCGACTTGTCGGACATGATGTGGAAAGTGGCCGACATCATCGCCAACTTGTCGACCTCGGTGCGTCTGGAAGCCGGCGATCTGATCTATACCGGCACGCCGGCCGGGGTCGGGCCGATCGTGCCGGGCGACCGGCTGGAGGCTGGTGTCGACGGCGTCGGTACGCTGCGCGCCCGGATCGTCTGAGATTTACTTCGGGCGTTTGTCAATAACGCGTTTCGCCTTGCCGATCGAGCGCTCGATGCCGCCGAGTTCGACAATGTCGATGCGGGCCGAAATTCCGATGTAGGACTTGATGTGGTGCTGCAGATCGTGCGCCACGAATTCCTTCTCGGCCGTGCTGGCAAATTCGAACTCCCGCTTCAGCTCGACATTGACCTTCATCGAATCCAGGTGGCCGTCGCGCGAAATTTCCAGTACGTAATGCGGCGACAGCTTGGGTTGCTTGAGGATCAGTTCCTCGATCTGCGACGGGAAGACATTGACGCCGCGGATGATCAGCATGTCGTCCGAGCGGCCGGTGATCTTGCCGATCCGCCGCATCGAACGTGAGGTCGGCTGTAGCAGGCGGGTCAGGTCGCGGGTGCGATAGCGGATGACCGGCATCGCTTCCTTGGTCAGCGAGGTGAACACCAGTTCGCCCTGGCTGCCTTCGGGCAGCACCTCGCCGGTCAGTGGGTCGATGATTTCCGGGTAAAAGTGGTCTTCCCAGATCACCGGGCCATCCTTGCTTTCGGCGCATTCGTTGGCGACGCCCGGACCGATGACTTCTGACAGCCCGTAGATATCGATGGCATCGATGCCAAAAGCGGCCTCGATCTCGCCGCGCATGGCGTCGGTCCACGGCTCGGCGCCGTGGATGCCGATGCGCAATGCCGTGCTCCGCGGGTCGATGCCCTGACGGCGGAACTCGTCGGCGATGTTCAGCATGTAGGACGGCGTCACCATGATGATGTTCGGTTTGAAATCGCAGATCAGCTGGACCTGCTTTTCGGTCTGCCCGCCGGACATCGGGATCACCGTGCAGCCCAGTTTCTCGGCGCCGTAGTGGGCGCCCAGACCGCCGGTGAATAGGCCGTAGCCATAAGCGACATGGACGATGTCGCCCTTGCGGCCGCCGGAGGCGTAGATCGAGCGGGCAATCAGCTCGGCCCAGGTGCCGATGTCCTTCTGCGTATAGCCGACCACGGTCGGTTTGCCGGTCGTGCCACTCGATGCATGGATGCGCACCACCTCTTCACGCGGCACGGCGAACATGCCGTAAGGGTAGTTGTCGCGCAGGTCCTGCTTGGTGGTGAAGGGGAAGCGGGCGAGGTCGGCCAGTGTTCGGAAATCCTCCGGATGGATCCCGGCGGCATCGAACTTGGCGCGGTAATGTGGCACATTGTTATAGACATGCGACAGCGTCCATTTTAGACGTGCGGTCTGTAGGGCGACGATTTCCTCGCGGCTGGCGTTTTCGATGGCGTGTAAGCCTATTTTCATTATTGACTCCCTCCTGAAGCCGGGATTTTCGTCCGGCATACCGGGCGGCTGCTTGAGCCAGATCAAGGTGGCCCGTATTTGCCCGGGCGGCCGAGGCCGGCGTGCGTGCGACAATCTCCTCTCATGCTCCTTGCCGCTGCCCGTGGGCTGCTTGCCCACGCCTTCCCCATCCTGATCGCCCAACTGGCCTCCATCGGCATGATGGTGGTCGATACCGCTGTGCTCGGCCATGTCAGCCCTGTCGATCTGGCTGCGGTGGCGATCGGCGGCGGCATCCATGTTTCGGTCGTCTTCGCGCTGGTCGGGATTTTGCAGGCTGTGGCGCCGGTGGTAGCGCATTTGCATGGTGCGAAGCGCGAGGGCGAGGTGGCTGGCGTTCTGCAACAAGGTTTCTGGCTGGCCCTGCTGTTGAGCCTGCCAGGCGTGCTGTTTCTGACCCATCCGGGGCGGTGCTGGGAATGGCGGAAATGGATGTGGCGGTGGAGGCCAAGGTTCGCCAGTATCTGGCCATGCTCGCCTGGAGCTTGCCGGCCGCGCTGTGCTATCGCACGTTCTATGCTTTTTGCAATGCTCTGGGCAAGCCGCGGGTGCTGATGGCTATCGGTCTGGGCGGCCTCGCCCTGCATGCGCTGCTGGCCTGGGGGCTGACCTTGCAAGGCTGGTCGGGCGAACCGCTCGGTGTCGCCGGGTGTGCGCTCTCCAATATCCTGATCGGTTGGCTGGCCTGTTTGAGTGGGGCGGCCTATCTCGCCTGGGGCCGCTCGGACAACGATATCGGCCATTCAGAAAGTGGCAACGGCCGTGCTGGGCCGGTTGGCGAGAACTATTGCGTCTTGGGGTACCGATGGGGCTGTCCAATCTGGTGGAAATCACCTCATTTACGCTGGTCAGTCTGTTCGTCGCGGAACTGGGGGCGACAGTGGTGGCGGGGCACCGCATCGTCGCCAATATTTCGGCGTTGGCTTACATGCTGCCCTTGTCGCTGGCCATCGCCACCATGGCTACGGTCGGGCAGGCGGTCGGCGGAAGAGATTGGCCGCGCGCCCGCGCCGCAATCCGGGCCGGGCTGTTACTGGCTGCCGGGCTGTCCACGCTGGCCGGCAGTTTCCTCTGGTTGGCGGCCGAACCGTTGATCGCGGCCTACACGAACGATCCGTCGGTACGGGCGATTGCCCTGGGCCTGATTGCCTACGTGGCGATCTACCAGTTTTTCGATGCGTTGCAGACGGTCGCCGGACATGCTTTGCGGGCCTACCGGGTAACTTTTGTCCCAATGCTGGTCCAGACGATCTGCTTCTGGGGCGTCGGGCTGTTGGGCGGTGCCTGGCTGTGCTACCGCTGGCAGCCTCCGCTCGGCGTGGCCGGTTTCTGGCTGGCCGCGGTGGCTGGAATCGTCCTGGCCGCTGCCATGCTTTTGCCACTGCTGCGCAAGGCCATTCTGGTCGTCGAGTCGCGGCCATAATTATGAATTTTGGCGCGCAATAAAAATGGCGGTCTGTGGTAACATTTTGGGTCCAAGTCGGTATAACCAAGCGGGGCCGGGGGACTGTATGGCTACCGTTTATTGCTCGCAACTCAACTAAACGCAAGGAAAGCGCATGAAAATTCACGAATATCAGGGCAAACAACTCCTGAAGAAATTCGGCGTTACGGTTCCGCGCGGGATCTTCTGCCAGTCCGTCGATGACGCGGTCAAGGCAGCCGAGACCCTGGGCGGCAGTGTCTGGGTGGTCAAGGCCCAGATTCACGCCGGTGGCCGTGGCAAGGGTGGTGGCGTCAAGGTGGCGAAGTCGCTCGAGCAAGTGCGCGAGTACGCCAACCAGATCCTCGGCATGCAACTGGTCACCCACCAGACCGGTCCGGAAGGCCAGAAGGTCCGTCGCCTGCTGATCGAAGAAGGCGCCGACATCAAGCACGAGTACTACGTTGCGGCGCTGACCGATCGCGCCACGCAGACCGTCGCCATGATGGCTTCCTCCGAAGGTGGCATGGACATTGAAGAAGTCGCCCACAAGACCCCGGAAAAAATTCTCAAGGTTTTCATCAACCCGCTGGTCGGCCTGACCGACGAGCAGGCGCTGACCCT
This genomic window contains:
- the paaK gene encoding phenylacetate--CoA ligase PaaK — protein: MKIGLHAIENASREEIVALQTARLKWTLSHVYNNVPHYRAKFDAAGIHPEDFRTLADLARFPFTTKQDLRDNYPYGMFAVPREEVVRIHASSGTTGKPTVVGYTQKDIGTWAELIARSIYASGGRKGDIVHVAYGYGLFTGGLGAHYGAEKLGCTVIPMSGGQTEKQVQLICDFKPNIIMVTPSYMLNIADEFRRQGIDPRSTALRIGIHGAEPWTDAMRGEIEAAFGIDAIDIYGLSEVIGPGVANECAESKDGPVIWEDHFYPEIIDPLTGEVLPEGSQGELVFTSLTKEAMPVIRYRTRDLTRLLQPTSRSMRRIGKITGRSDDMLIIRGVNVFPSQIEELILKQPKLSPHYVLEISRDGHLDSMKVNVELKREFEFASTAEKEFVAHDLQHHIKSYIGISARIDIVELGGIERSIGKAKRVIDKRPK
- a CDS encoding MATE family efflux transporter, with the protein product MGLSNLVEITSFTLVSLFVAELGATVVAGHRIVANISALAYMLPLSLAIATMATVGQAVGGRDWPRARAAIRAGLLLAAGLSTLAGSFLWLAAEPLIAAYTNDPSVRAIALGLIAYVAIYQFFDALQTVAGHALRAYRVTFVPMLVQTICFWGVGLLGGAWLCYRWQPPLGVAGFWLAAVAGIVLAAAMLLPLLRKAILVVESRP
- a CDS encoding MATE family efflux transporter, translating into MLLAAARGLLAHAFPILIAQLASIGMMVVDTAVLGHVSPVDLAAVAIGGGIHVSVVFALVGILQAVAPVVAHLHGAKREGEVAGVLQQGFWLALLLSLPGVLFLTHPGRCWEWRKWMWRWRPRFASIWPCSPGACRPRCAIARSMLFAMLWASRGC
- a CDS encoding fumarylacetoacetate hydrolase family protein yields the protein MKYAFLPHPIPSLPIAGSDQRFPVRRIFCVGRNYAEHAREMGASDQAAGLEPPFFFMKPGDALVSGSGELSIAYPPITKNLHHEVEMVVALGAGGVNVAAEAAHKLIFGYAVGLDLTRRDIQGKAKEKGHPWDMGKGFDQSAVAGEIRPAALAGHPGQGRIWLSVNGELRQDGDLSDMMWKVADIIANLSTSVRLEAGDLIYTGTPAGVGPIVPGDRLEAGVDGVGTLRARIV